From a single Mycolicibacterium moriokaense genomic region:
- the whiA gene encoding DNA-binding protein WhiA, whose translation MTAEVKDELSRLVVNSVSARRAEVASLLRFAGGLHIVSGRVVVEAEVDLGIIARRLRKDIYDLYGYNAVVHVLSASGIRKNTRYVLRVAKDGEALARQTGLLDLRGRPVRGLPAQVVGGSVADAEAAWRGAFLAHGSLTEPGRSSALEVSCPGPEAALALVGAARRLGVSAKAREVRGADRVVVRDGEAIGALLTRMGAQDTRLTWEERRMRREVRATANRLANFDDANLRRSARAAVAAAARVERALEILGDTVPDHLAAAGKLRVEHRQASLEELGRLADPPMTKDAVAGRIRRLLSMADRKAKQEGIPDTESAVTPDLLEDA comes from the coding sequence ATGACAGCCGAGGTCAAAGACGAGCTCAGCCGCCTGGTGGTCAATTCGGTGAGTGCTCGTCGTGCCGAGGTGGCCTCACTGCTGCGTTTCGCCGGTGGGCTGCACATCGTGTCGGGGCGGGTGGTCGTCGAGGCCGAGGTCGATCTGGGCATCATCGCGAGGCGCCTGCGCAAGGACATCTACGACCTCTACGGCTACAACGCGGTGGTGCACGTGCTGTCTGCCAGCGGTATCCGTAAGAACACCCGCTACGTGCTGCGGGTCGCGAAGGATGGCGAAGCGCTCGCGAGGCAGACCGGGCTGCTCGATCTGCGTGGCCGACCGGTGCGGGGGCTGCCCGCGCAGGTGGTCGGCGGAAGCGTGGCCGACGCCGAAGCCGCCTGGCGCGGTGCATTTTTGGCGCATGGTTCGCTGACGGAGCCGGGCCGGTCGTCGGCGCTGGAGGTCAGTTGTCCCGGGCCGGAGGCGGCGCTGGCGCTCGTCGGCGCGGCCCGACGGTTGGGGGTCAGTGCGAAGGCCCGCGAGGTCCGCGGCGCGGACCGGGTGGTGGTGCGCGACGGCGAGGCCATCGGTGCGTTGCTGACGCGGATGGGAGCCCAGGACACGAGGTTGACGTGGGAAGAGCGGCGGATGCGTCGCGAGGTGCGTGCGACCGCGAATCGGCTGGCCAACTTCGACGACGCCAACCTGCGGCGGTCGGCGCGGGCGGCGGTCGCCGCTGCCGCGCGAGTGGAGCGGGCGCTCGAGATTCTCGGCGATACGGTGCCCGACCATCTGGCCGCCGCGGGCAAACTTCGCGTCGAGCATCGGCAGGCGTCGCTGGAGGAGTTGGGTCGCCTTGCCGACCCGCCGATGACGAAAGACGCTGTGGCGGGGCGTATTCGACGGTTGCTTTCGATGGCCGATCGCAAGGCCAAGCAGGAAGGCATTCCCGATACGGAGTCGGCTGTCACCCCGGATCTGCTCGAAGACGCCTGA